A region of Planococcus sp. MSAK28401 DNA encodes the following proteins:
- the acpS gene encoding holo-ACP synthase produces the protein MITGIGLDIVELERIRKLDQRSSKFRERVLTESELAEYLLLNNKRRTEFLAGRFAAKEAFAKARGTGIGAACPFSDMEIRKDENGKPGMFFRGAECGFVSITHSKEFAAAQVVLQTE, from the coding sequence ATGATAACAGGAATCGGTCTTGATATTGTCGAGCTGGAGAGAATCCGCAAGCTCGATCAAAGATCTTCGAAATTCCGCGAGCGTGTCCTGACCGAATCGGAGCTTGCCGAGTATCTTCTATTGAACAACAAACGCAGAACCGAATTTTTGGCAGGGCGCTTTGCGGCAAAAGAAGCATTCGCCAAAGCCCGTGGTACCGGAATCGGCGCGGCATGCCCTTTTTCGGACATGGAAATCAGAAAAGATGAGAATGGCAAACCTGGCATGTTTTTCCGCGGTGCGGAATGTGGGTTTGTTTCGATCACTCATTCAAAAGAATTTGCCGCTGCGCAAGTTGTTTTGCAAACCGAATGA
- a CDS encoding PH domain-containing protein: protein MSETRYKLHPISALINFLKGLKELILPFVIIFGANLFREDGISGMFNQGWQGLLPLLIGGVVLLFMLIAGIIKWKRFVYWFEDGELRIEYGLFVKKKRYIPFERIQSLNYTEGIFHRPFGLVKVKVETAGSGKAGQSEAELTAIYRAEADRIEQEMHMAKRGYATQTEPSGEKLYGPAEAEPPREELVEEQSRVLYRMSMKELLVLATTSGGIGVVISGVALFLSQFAELIPYDAIYEEVMLFMRFGYLVVALTVFAGLLLAWVISVAMTLIANYQFTIHADDERIYITRGLLEKKKVSVPFNRVQGIKMTQNPLRQLFGYVNVTVESAGGTLTDKDEKIRLFPLVKQEKMKPVLEELFPDFDWSPELTRLPKRSRPFFYRLSIGWLIPAFAALGYFFYPYGLWALAVVPVIIAIGLWQHRSAGYAISGRQLTAQFRGISLHRFYMLKKRIQVIAVTRTIFQRRRDVASVHATIKSGMLGATALVPNLAREDAERILAWYEPSRQRQAIDQEPMKNPQPNEIG from the coding sequence ATGTCTGAGACACGTTATAAACTGCATCCGATTTCAGCACTCATTAATTTCTTAAAAGGCTTAAAAGAATTGATCTTGCCTTTCGTCATCATTTTCGGCGCGAACTTATTCCGTGAAGACGGGATTTCCGGCATGTTCAACCAGGGCTGGCAGGGCTTATTGCCGTTGCTAATTGGCGGCGTTGTGCTATTGTTCATGCTGATTGCCGGCATCATTAAGTGGAAACGCTTTGTCTATTGGTTTGAAGATGGGGAGTTGCGGATCGAGTACGGGTTGTTCGTTAAAAAGAAACGCTATATCCCGTTTGAACGCATTCAAAGCTTGAATTACACGGAAGGGATTTTCCACCGTCCGTTTGGGCTCGTCAAAGTGAAAGTCGAAACGGCTGGCTCTGGAAAAGCAGGGCAGTCGGAAGCGGAACTGACCGCCATTTACCGTGCGGAAGCCGACCGTATCGAACAGGAAATGCATATGGCGAAGCGCGGCTATGCCACACAAACCGAGCCGTCCGGTGAAAAGCTCTACGGGCCGGCCGAAGCGGAGCCGCCGCGCGAGGAGCTTGTGGAAGAGCAGTCGCGTGTTTTGTACCGCATGAGTATGAAAGAATTATTAGTGCTCGCGACCACTTCGGGAGGAATCGGCGTCGTCATTTCCGGGGTTGCCTTATTTCTGTCGCAGTTTGCCGAGCTGATTCCTTACGACGCAATTTATGAGGAAGTCATGTTGTTCATGCGCTTCGGCTATCTAGTCGTTGCATTGACTGTATTTGCCGGGCTATTGCTTGCCTGGGTCATTTCGGTGGCCATGACACTCATCGCCAATTATCAATTCACCATCCATGCAGATGATGAACGAATTTACATTACACGCGGCTTGCTGGAGAAGAAAAAAGTCTCTGTGCCGTTCAACCGTGTGCAAGGCATTAAAATGACGCAAAATCCGCTTCGTCAATTATTTGGCTATGTAAATGTCACGGTCGAAAGCGCAGGGGGCACCTTGACCGATAAAGATGAAAAGATTCGTTTATTTCCGCTCGTGAAGCAAGAGAAGATGAAACCGGTCCTGGAAGAACTGTTCCCGGATTTTGACTGGTCTCCGGAATTGACACGTTTGCCGAAAAGAAGCCGCCCGTTCTTTTACCGGCTGTCGATCGGCTGGCTCATTCCGGCGTTCGCGGCACTCGGCTATTTCTTCTATCCTTATGGTTTATGGGCACTTGCAGTCGTTCCGGTCATTATTGCAATCGGCCTCTGGCAGCACCGCTCGGCGGGGTATGCCATCTCTGGACGCCAATTGACCGCGCAATTCCGCGGCATTAGCCTGCACCGCTTTTACATGCTGAAAAAACGCATCCAAGTGATTGCGGTGACACGGACGATTTTCCAGCGTCGCCGAGATGTCGCTTCTGTCCATGCAACAATCAAATCAGGCATGCTCGGAGCAACTGCGCTTGTTCCAAATTTGGCGCGGGAAGATGCCGAACGCATCCTGGCTTGGTATGAACCGTCAAGGCAGCGCCAGGCAATCGATCAGGAACCAATGAAAAACCCTCAACCGAATGAAATCGGCTGA
- a CDS encoding DEAD/DEAH box helicase, which produces MVKFTELNISETTLKSVRRMGFEEATPIQEGTIRLGMEGKDIIGQAQTGTGKTTAFGIPLIEKIDTRDGNVQGLVIAPTRELAIQVSEELYNLGKDKNVRILSVFGGQEIGRQIRALKNRPQIIVGTPGRLLDHINRRTLKLENVNTLVLDEADEMLNMGFIEDIQSIMSNVPETRQTLLFSATMPDPIRRIAEKFMKTPEIVKIKSKEMTVENIEQFFVKSVEREKFDILSRLLNVQQPELAIVFGRTKRRVDELAHALNLRGYLAEGIHGDLSQAKRMSVLKQFKANKIDILVATDVAARGLDISGVSHVYNFDIPQDPESYVHRIGRTGRAGKKGVAVTFVTPREMGYLSIVERTTKKKMEALVPPTADEAVIGLQRVAMEQLETMTEKNNLGSYRELATEMLDKHDAVDLVAAALKTLTKDPEDAPVQITEERPLPSRGGGGYKGKGGGRSSGGGYKGKGSGGRSSGGGYKGRRESSSSSRPSGGGRPGRTRRHES; this is translated from the coding sequence TTGGTTAAATTTACAGAATTAAACATCAGCGAAACAACATTGAAATCCGTAAGACGTATGGGCTTTGAGGAAGCGACACCTATCCAGGAAGGCACAATCCGCCTGGGCATGGAAGGCAAAGACATTATCGGGCAAGCACAAACAGGTACTGGTAAAACAACCGCTTTCGGTATTCCGTTGATCGAGAAAATCGACACACGCGACGGAAACGTGCAAGGTTTGGTCATTGCACCGACACGCGAATTGGCAATCCAAGTTTCTGAAGAACTTTACAACCTAGGTAAAGACAAAAACGTGCGCATCTTGTCCGTATTTGGTGGCCAGGAAATCGGCCGTCAAATCCGCGCTTTGAAAAACCGCCCTCAAATCATCGTCGGCACACCTGGTCGTTTGCTTGACCATATCAACCGCCGCACGCTGAAGCTTGAAAACGTTAATACGCTCGTGTTGGATGAAGCTGATGAAATGCTGAACATGGGATTCATCGAAGACATTCAGTCAATCATGTCGAATGTTCCTGAAACCCGTCAGACGCTTCTGTTCTCTGCAACAATGCCGGATCCAATCCGCCGCATCGCAGAAAAATTCATGAAGACACCTGAAATCGTCAAAATCAAGTCAAAAGAAATGACTGTCGAAAACATCGAGCAGTTCTTCGTGAAATCCGTAGAACGCGAGAAGTTTGACATCCTTTCCCGCTTGTTGAACGTTCAACAGCCGGAGCTTGCGATCGTCTTCGGACGTACGAAGCGCCGCGTTGACGAATTGGCGCACGCATTGAATCTCCGCGGCTATTTGGCTGAAGGAATTCACGGCGACCTTAGCCAAGCGAAACGCATGTCTGTTTTGAAGCAATTCAAAGCAAACAAAATCGACATCCTTGTTGCCACTGACGTAGCAGCACGTGGTCTTGATATCTCAGGCGTATCTCACGTATACAACTTTGATATCCCACAAGACCCTGAAAGCTATGTTCACCGTATCGGCCGTACTGGCCGTGCAGGCAAAAAAGGCGTAGCCGTCACTTTCGTTACACCACGCGAAATGGGCTACTTGTCAATCGTTGAAAGAACAACTAAGAAAAAAATGGAAGCTCTAGTTCCTCCGACTGCTGACGAAGCGGTTATCGGACTTCAGCGTGTTGCGATGGAACAATTGGAAACAATGACCGAGAAAAACAACCTTGGCAGCTATCGTGAACTTGCAACAGAAATGTTGGACAAGCACGATGCAGTTGATTTGGTTGCAGCAGCACTTAAAACGCTGACGAAAGATCCGGAAGATGCTCCAGTCCAAATTACTGAAGAGCGCCCATTGCCATCACGTGGCGGTGGCGGCTACAAAGGTAAAGGCGGCGGACGTTCATCCGGCGGCGGATATAAAGGCAAAGGCAGCGGCGGACGCTCGTCTGGCGGTGGCTATAAAGGCCGTCGTGAGTCATCAAGCTCAAGCCGTCCTTCAGGCGGAGGGCGTCCAGGACGCACTCGCCGTCACGAATCCTAA
- a CDS encoding alpha/beta hydrolase: protein MKTGVLCIHGFTGGPFEVEPFAAYLSEQTDWVIEIPTLPGHGEKLELGEQSAEVWMMEAELALKRLKAKADRIIIVGFSMGGLIALYLAMRYKIDRLVLLSAAVKYISPMQIREEVREAMRDVFGKRINQNALYHLYEYKFRNTPIRSTIEFLRVVKTVEPYYHLIDVPAFIVQGEKDSVVPPSAAKHIYDHLGSKEKQLYHSATGKHLICYSDDAAEWFPKALQFMRLGQ from the coding sequence ATGAAAACCGGCGTCCTGTGCATCCATGGGTTTACCGGAGGACCGTTTGAAGTAGAGCCGTTTGCTGCTTATTTGAGTGAGCAGACGGATTGGGTCATTGAGATTCCGACATTGCCGGGGCATGGCGAAAAGCTCGAACTTGGGGAACAAAGCGCAGAAGTGTGGATGATGGAAGCGGAGCTTGCATTAAAACGCCTGAAAGCGAAAGCCGACCGCATTATCATCGTCGGTTTCTCAATGGGCGGGTTGATCGCGCTGTACTTGGCGATGCGTTATAAAATCGACCGCCTGGTGTTATTGAGTGCGGCCGTGAAATACATCAGCCCGATGCAAATCCGGGAAGAAGTGCGGGAAGCGATGCGTGATGTATTCGGCAAGCGCATCAATCAAAATGCGCTGTACCATCTATATGAATATAAATTCCGCAATACCCCAATTCGTTCAACGATCGAGTTCCTGCGCGTCGTCAAAACGGTCGAACCGTATTATCATTTGATTGACGTCCCGGCGTTCATTGTCCAAGGCGAAAAGGACAGCGTCGTCCCGCCGTCTGCAGCTAAGCATATATATGACCACCTCGGTTCAAAAGAAAAGCAGCTTTATCACTCGGCGACCGGCAAGCATTTGATCTGCTATAGTGACGATGCTGCTGAATGGTTTCCGAAAGCCCTGCAATTCATGCGCCTAGGACAGTAA
- a CDS encoding PH domain-containing protein: MNHQPKNRISRKGLTVWRLYGMIETVVVALLLAGVGTLTYFFDWPNWIYAAAGGALVLFAFLFVYLFPKIRWERWRYEVRDQEIELQHGLFIVKRTLVPMVRVQHVDTEQGPILRKYDLSEISISTAATTHTIPALITEEADELRSRISVLARVAEDDV; encoded by the coding sequence ATGAACCATCAACCGAAAAACCGGATCTCCCGGAAAGGGCTGACTGTCTGGCGCCTTTACGGAATGATCGAGACAGTGGTCGTCGCTTTGTTATTGGCCGGTGTAGGCACTCTTACATACTTTTTCGATTGGCCAAATTGGATTTATGCAGCAGCAGGGGGCGCCTTGGTGCTGTTCGCTTTCCTATTTGTCTATCTATTCCCAAAAATCCGCTGGGAAAGATGGCGCTACGAAGTACGCGACCAGGAAATCGAATTGCAGCACGGCTTGTTCATCGTCAAACGGACGCTTGTGCCAATGGTCCGTGTCCAGCATGTCGACACGGAACAAGGGCCGATTCTCCGTAAATACGATCTATCGGAGATCTCTATTTCGACTGCTGCGACAACCCATACCATTCCAGCATTGATTACGGAAGAAGCGGACGAATTGCGCTCCCGTATTTCCGTGCTCGCAAGGGTGGCGGAAGATGATGTCTGA
- a CDS encoding rhomboid family intramembrane serine protease, translated as MFIRRESFSQYLKMYPVVSTLIALNVLIHLLTFLPMLGEYIYYYGVGSNFHIANGEWWRFVTPIFLHGNLMHLLFNMFSLFLFGPELERLTGKVRFITIYMLAGLFASAATYFLQPLDYVHVGASGAIFGIFGAFGALVYYGGRALPQLKQIILPIIVISIVMTFVTPNINVTAHIAGMITGFLIGLSYFHPKRIVSWRAKNRR; from the coding sequence TTGTTTATCAGAAGAGAAAGCTTTTCACAGTACTTAAAAATGTACCCCGTCGTATCGACCTTGATCGCGTTGAATGTCCTCATTCACTTGCTGACATTTTTGCCGATGCTCGGCGAATACATTTACTATTACGGCGTCGGGTCGAACTTCCACATCGCAAACGGCGAATGGTGGCGTTTTGTAACGCCGATCTTCCTGCACGGTAATCTGATGCATTTGCTATTCAATATGTTCTCCCTGTTCCTGTTCGGGCCAGAGCTTGAGCGTTTGACCGGCAAGGTGCGTTTTATCACGATTTATATGCTGGCCGGCCTTTTCGCATCGGCGGCCACTTATTTCCTGCAGCCGCTCGATTATGTACATGTCGGGGCAAGCGGCGCGATCTTTGGGATCTTCGGCGCGTTCGGTGCCCTCGTCTATTACGGTGGACGTGCACTGCCGCAACTCAAACAAATTATACTCCCGATTATCGTCATTAGTATAGTCATGACATTTGTGACACCGAACATTAACGTCACGGCCCACATCGCCGGCATGATCACCGGTTTCCTGATCGGCCTTAGCTATTTCCACCCAAAACGCATCGTCAGCTGGCGCGCCAAAAACCGCCGCTGA
- the alr gene encoding alanine racemase, which produces MEMYRPTKAVINLEAIRNNLAAFQKRAGDAEVIAVVKADGYGHGAEEIARIAIEHGVCTLAVATPDEALLLRRAGIEQEILVMGAVPAAFVPVAQRENIIVTALSLEWIEMAEKAAVLGQPLRVHLKVDTGMGRLGIQPEEAQEAFAKLASSGFSFDGIFTHFAAADEQDPSLFEQQVERMDGVLEQLPEGVMVHVSNSAASLMHPSVACDAVRIGISLYGIAPSPYVGEHSLIVLEPALSLETEIVHIKKVQPGATISYGATYRSEGEEWIATLPIGYADGMLRGLQGQEVLVRGKRAPVVGRICMDQCMVRLSEELPVGEPVQLIGRQGDGEVLIDEWAEKLGTIPYEIPCILTKRVPRVYVNGTKNTGLPFQSNDSMVR; this is translated from the coding sequence ATGGAAATGTATCGACCGACAAAAGCAGTCATCAACTTAGAAGCGATCCGCAATAATCTAGCGGCGTTTCAAAAGCGAGCGGGCGATGCTGAAGTGATTGCAGTCGTCAAAGCGGATGGCTATGGACATGGGGCAGAAGAAATTGCCCGCATTGCCATCGAACACGGCGTCTGCACGCTCGCGGTCGCGACGCCAGACGAAGCGCTGTTGTTGCGCCGTGCGGGAATTGAACAGGAGATCCTCGTAATGGGAGCAGTGCCTGCTGCATTCGTGCCTGTTGCGCAGCGCGAAAATATCATCGTTACCGCCCTGTCGCTCGAGTGGATCGAGATGGCTGAAAAAGCCGCTGTATTAGGGCAGCCGCTGCGCGTCCATTTGAAAGTCGATACCGGAATGGGGCGTCTTGGCATACAGCCTGAGGAAGCTCAGGAGGCGTTTGCCAAACTGGCTTCAAGTGGATTTTCGTTTGATGGCATCTTCACTCATTTTGCGGCAGCAGACGAGCAGGATCCGTCGCTTTTTGAACAACAGGTTGAACGGATGGATGGTGTGCTGGAGCAATTGCCTGAAGGAGTCATGGTCCATGTGTCGAATAGTGCAGCGTCACTTATGCACCCGTCTGTCGCTTGCGATGCCGTGCGGATCGGCATCTCGCTCTATGGCATCGCCCCGTCGCCTTATGTCGGCGAACATTCACTGATTGTGCTTGAACCGGCACTCAGCCTGGAAACGGAAATCGTCCACATCAAAAAAGTGCAGCCAGGTGCGACAATCAGCTACGGCGCGACGTACCGCAGTGAAGGCGAGGAGTGGATCGCCACGCTTCCAATTGGCTATGCAGACGGCATGCTGCGTGGTTTGCAAGGGCAAGAAGTGCTGGTGCGCGGTAAGCGGGCACCGGTTGTCGGGCGCATCTGCATGGATCAATGCATGGTCCGCCTGAGTGAAGAACTGCCGGTCGGAGAACCGGTCCAGTTGATCGGCCGCCAAGGGGACGGGGAAGTCTTGATCGACGAATGGGCCGAGAAGCTGGGCACAATCCCCTATGAGATCCCTTGTATTTTGACAAAGCGGGTTCCGCGTGTCTATGTGAATGGCACCAAAAATACCGGATTGCCTTTTCAGTCGAACGATTCAATGGTAAGATGA